Genomic DNA from Ornithorhynchus anatinus isolate Pmale09 chromosome 14, mOrnAna1.pri.v4, whole genome shotgun sequence:
ggcggcagaggagcggagcgtgcggggtgggcggtagaaagagagaagggaggagaggtaggaaggggcaaggtgatggagagccttgaagcctagagtgaggagtttttggtttggAGCGGggtgttaggcaaccactggaggtgtttaagaaggggagtgacatgcccagatcgtttctgcaggaagatgagccgggcagcggagtgaagaatagactggagcggggcgagagaggaggaagggagatcagagagaaggctgacacagtagtctagccgggatataacgagagcccgtagcagtaaggtagccgtctgggtggagaggaaaggacggatcttggagatagtgtaaaggtgaaaccggcaggtctcggtaacggataggatgtgtggggtgaacgagagagacgagtcaaggatgacaccgagatcgcgggcccgagagacgggaaggatggtcgtgccatccacggtgatagggaagtccgggagaggaccgtgcttgggagggaagatgaggagctcagtcttgctcatgttgagttttaggtggcgggccgacatccaagtggagacatcctggaggcaggagaagatgcgagcctgaagggagggggagaggacgggacggagatgtagatctgtgagtcatctgcgtagagatggtagtcaaagccgtgagagcgaatgagttcaccgagggagtgagtgtaaatggagaacagaagagggccaagaactgacccttgaggaactccaacagttaaaggatgggagggggaggaggcgcctgcgaaggagaccgagaatgaccggccagagataagaggagaacctgaCAGTGTTCTCTCCTGGCTAAGTGGTCAGGCCCAAGGCtggagtggggcaggggagaggaaggaggaggtgtgAACAGTTGCCCTGGGACCTCTGAGTACAGCAGATTGTGTTCAGCtggctggggaggtgagggggagagtggCCACCCATTTGCCAGTCCTGCAGGTAGAGAGGACCAGTAAtgcagttcttggtccctttaaGCTGATTCCCCCCTGTCCCCCAATTCCAAATCCAAAACAAGGTGTGTTTCTTATTTTGGAGGGTACTACACTCAGAtagaatgtcacagtttattcaGAGGGTTTAATGGGGCAATGCAATATCACCTAGGCTGCACTGCAATATTTCTGGCCTAGATTTTCTGAAAGGACTCGGAGAAGAAAGTTTACTCAAGAGATTGAGTCATTTGAAGACTAAAAGCTTGCAAGTAAATTTTAATGAAGCCCAAAGGCCTTTCATCAAGGATCCACTACACTAATTACCAATGCAGATTATCCTCACCCAGTTCCATATGGTATcctaatatataccactgatgtatATTGAGATTAATTTGCTAATGAATGTTTGAAAATGTGgctgttttgtaaaaaaaaaaaaaatcaaactcacCTTTGGCTAAAAGAACCAGATTTTCCTGAGATCTAGAGaaacaaggtggcctagtggatagaacaagagcCTGGCTGTATCTGTACACCCCACAGTGAAAGCACCACGTGTGTGAGGCAAAATTAGAAGTGAGGCCAGAGCTGGTCAGGTTGCTACTGCCTTAGGTCTTTGTTTGCTTTGTCTGGCAGACAGAGTCTCAGTGGATAGAGATGACTTTGTCCTCCAAAGAGGCTGCCCGGGAGTGAGATTTCCCTTGCCTGGCAGGTCAAAGACTGCCTACAGAGCCATTTGGAACGCCTCCCTGATTCTTCTTACCTTTTAGGGTCACATTTTCTGTTCTGTGAGTTGGAGCCTTATTCATTTCGCGTGGATCaacagtgtcacctagtggatacACAACCATGTCCATTTAAAGGCCATTTGGGGTTGGGAATCACAGGTGCTGGTCCTCGTGGAAATGGAGGAGGCACTCGCCCCCCACCCAAAATTAGCAGTACAGTTTGGGGGGGAAGGCTTTACCTTTGTCCCTACAGCTTTTGGGCAAGGCAGGTACTTGTTCTTCCCCAGTCATTCCTGTGGAATGCATGGGGGCTGACCAGAAGTGAAGTTGCCACTTCTGCcttcatgggcaggaaacacattggttgattctgatgtattgtactctcccaagcgcttagtaagtgctctgcccatagtaagcgctcaagaaatatcgtTGCTCGATTGGTCCCTTCCCTCTGGTCCCCACCTAGCAGCTGCAGATCCAGACCGGGCTGGGGCTTCCTCTATCCCTTCTGATGATCTGACAATCAACCTGTcctcgtggatagaacatgggcctggaagtcagaaggacctggattctaatgccggctctgccacctgtttgctgtgtgattttcagcaagtcacttacctcagttccctcatctgtaaaatctgtaaacttgagaggaaactgaggctttgaATAAGAGCTGGCAACAAAAAAAAGTTTTCAGGCAGCAAATACAATTTGAGGTCACAAAGACACTGCTTCTGATGAGAGAAGTAGTTTCTGGGTAAACCTATAGGATGCACTCCCATTACCAACAGATATATTTTGGGCCTTAAAAATTAGTATGTGTCTTTTAAATGGAAattggatttcattttttttgaTGGAACTCTGATAAAGTGATTCACTCTACTGCAGCGAGATTGATCTACCTTTATGTGTGTTACGAGGTGGTACATGACCCCTTTCTGCTGTCGAAAAAGCTTCTTTCATACTCCCAACAGACTGTACTTCTTTCCTTTAGAGAGGGGGAGGCCCATTTGCAAAATAAAaccttgagcatgggcctgggagtcagaggatcaggattctaatcctggctccaccacttgtctcctgcatgaccttgagcaaattgcttaacttcttggtgcctcagtttcttcatctgtaaaatggggattcagcatctgttagactgtgagcctgggacaGACAGGCAATACATCTgtgcactgtatctatcccagtgcttagagaagcagcgtggctcagtggaaagagcacgggctttggagtcagagttcatgggttcgaatcctggctcggccacttgtcagctgtgtgacctttggcaagtcacttaacttctctgcgcctcagttacctcatctgtaaaatggggattaagactgtgagccccacgtgggacaacctgattcccctgtgtctaccccagcgcttagaacagtgctcggcacagtaagcgcttaacaaataccaacattattattattagtagtagtacagggcttggaacatggtaagtgcttaacaaataccatatttattattattgttattattaaggttcCTGACTCTTTAATGTTTGTAATTGAGTTGTAAACCAATCTTATGGCATCATTTTGTGTTTATTATATGGTCAAAAGGTACAAGTTGCCTTAAAAGCAATCCACAGGGAAACCTCCGGCCTGTGGAGAGTATAGCCTACAGAATCCCATTACCCCCTGTAACCAAGCAGGTTATGCTCTCCGTTGATAGGCTATTACTTTTCTTACTTGTGCTTATTACACTTATACTTCTTACACTTATTACtatcgaggggaagagcaaatcCTAATCACTTGGAACACTTGCTTTTCACCCCTCTAACACAGCAGGTTGGATGTTAATTGAGAAAAGGAGTCTTCTGAATATTTGTTCCCTTTGTAGAGAGAGCCAAGCCTTGGGCTAAGTATCTggaacagtgatttgcatacagtaggcactgaataaatgctattgatgatgatgatgatgtgggaaACCTTAATGAGGAAAAACCCCATCTGTTGGGTGATTAGAATTGGACATaatcacagtaagctctcagtaaatgtgactgaatgcatgaatgaataatcaaataGCCTACAACTCTTTTTCTCTGGAGACACAGTGAGTGGCCTGCCACAAGTTGTCCagagatattaaaaataatattgaATTCTTAAAGCAAAATGTAGTGGGTTATAGCTATTGAGCATACATACCAAAAACATGCCTGGAGCAGCATTGTGTCTCTGGACCAGGAGTGAGCCTTTCTGACCTCTGAATTCATCTGCAGGATAGATGATATATTTGAGCAAACGAAAAGAATCCAGGCGACTCTGCAGAAATGcaagaataatgatgattttcAGAAGCAATAAAACATGTCTGACTTACACATATAACATTTAAATctcataattctgttgtattatactctctcaagtgctactataatgctgtgcacatactaagcactcaaataccactgattgactgactgacctcaatGAGTGAATTTTCCCTTCACTTGGCCTGCCATTTCCAACATGGTGTCTTATTTCCCAcagaactcatttattcattcctaagTGGCTATAGCTTCTTGGATCTATAGGGGGGTGGGTGTGATGAAAAATTGCAATTTCTACTCAAATCCCACCTATTCCAAGGCAGTATCCCTAATTCACTCCAAGATTTGATCACTAATTATTCTAGTAACCTTCCCAGCTTCTGAATATTCCTGAAAATAATATCTGTGTTGGTCATTTTTTTTCTGCTACTTCATTCTTCTTAGTTTTTCTTATTTGCATTATATGCTTATTTGTCTTCAGATATCATCTGAATTCTTTTAGATTGTAAAGTCATCAAGGACAATAAATTCCACCCATTGACTGATGAACACTTGGACCAGGTTTAACTCATAACCTTTTTCACCGTGCTAAATTTCTCTTTGAATCATAGGGACATAATAAAACTCCCTATTCTACTGGTCCCTGAACTGACAATTTTACAGCTTGACTGAACCTTTTGGAAATTAACATTGTCTCTTGCATGTCCTCTTCACtgtggaagggagaacgggtgggAGTTACAATTACAGATGATGCCTCAAAACAAGAAAATACTAGAGGAATCACAGTTGAAATCAAATTTCTCAAGGAATTGCCCTTGAAGAATAAAAAGAATTTTTCAATTTACTTTTTTGCCATCAACTATAGTTTGCAACATGAGCCAACACCACCAAGGAAAAGAAGATGACTGAAaaccaaaaagcaaacaaacagtgCACATGCAAAATTTCACTTTGAGAAGGCTTCCCAAACAAAAAGTAAAGTTAAGGAAGTTGAATATGGCATCTGCTTCTATATGAGCAAAACTAAGCAGACCTCACAGCCCATAGGTGGGTTGTCAGATTTCTCATTTGGAAAGCCAAGAAATAGAAAATGGCTTATGTCAGTCTGAGATCATGTTGGGCAGATCCAATGACAATACTTTATAACATAAATGTAGCATCTCAGAATGGAATGGAAGATAACTGGCTTGCCTTTGTATATAAAGAAAATAGAATTGAAATTCAAAGGTAATCCCCAAATCCCATTTTCACCACTTATTTGAATTTACTTCATCCAACCCACAGGAAATGCCAAAAGTGATTGGTTTGAATATCATCACTCTCCaagcctcttcccaccttcactgCTAATAGGGAAATACATAACCtagggaggagagcaaagagggGCTTGCAAATTCCACAACTGGATAGTTGATCCCAGAATCATTGGGAATTAAATGTAAACAAGCCAAACTGTTCATTATTAAATAATATGTTCCTGTAGGCTAAGAGGTAGCAAACTTTGTTTTTAATATGTTCCTATGGGTGAAAAGGGGGTTGAGTTTAAAGTCACAGTGTGCGACCACCTTCAACTCCTGGGCCCCAAACCCCTGACACTGGTTGGTAAATTACTGGTATACTCTAATTGTCAACTGAGTTGGCCACAGCTGTGGTTAAAATGCTCTTCATTTCAAAAGGCTCTCAGATCAGCCCCAAATTCATGTTTTCCTAATGCCTTTTGGTTAGAACCCAGTATGGGCATATTCATCTAGCAACATGTTTGGTTACAGCACAACACAGGGTTGGAAGaaactgtgtgtgtatgtgtatgtttgcATGTGCACACATGCAGTGCATGCATGCACATGTGTTCAGTGGTGGACAACCTGAGTTTTCCAAAATAcaaggttttgcaagaatgcaacccctgcAATACTGtgatcaaatcaatcagttgcattcatcgatcatttactgtgtgcacagcactgaactaatgttggtatttgttaagcacttactatgtgcagagcactgttctaagtgctggggtagatacagggtaatcaggttgtcccacgtgaggctcacagttaatccccattttacagatgagggaactgaggcccagagaagtgaagtgactcgcccacagtcacacagctgacaagtggccgagccgggattcgaacccatgaactctgactcccaagcccggactctttccactgagctacgctgcttctcaggcacttgggagagtacgatataacagagttggtagataacgttccctgcccacaaccagttaaTGTATTACTTGATTTCCAAAATGTGAAGTCAATAAAACTTGCTAAGAAGGAATACCTGGAATTTCAAGATGCCAAGATTATTGATAAGACATTTTCTGCTAAGTAAATGTTCAGAGGTATTTGTGGAAGAGCTCAGTCTAAACTCTGAATGGAAAAAGGATGAAAGAGTTATAAAAATCACCCACCTGCATGCAGGGCATGTTTCTGGTTTTGTTCTTCCGCCTATATAGCTCTTCTACCTCATCTTCCATTACATCTTTTTCTGTTTGAAAAGTGGCCAGTACACAGATGACAGTGATCTGTTCCGGGGAGGACATCTGGTTATTAATAATGTGATCATATTCCAGGTCTGTCACATATGGAATCTGCTGATTGCTGCATTtgcacaccttccctgcctctcctcttaaTGTTCTGCGGAGTACCACTGGGCAGGTCAGGTGAGAGGTGAACCAAAACTTCTCATTGTCATAGGAAAGAGGAAGCCTAGGAAGAGGAAATAGAGAATGGGTTAAACTGTgcgttcttaaaaaaaaatggggggggtggggaaactCCTTTGGATGTTAAGCACTACTTCTTACTACTAGGAGAGAAATGGACACcctgttaaaaaacaaaaaaacttcatGAAGATACAAATTTTAAATAATTCAATCATTTCAACGGTTGAGACCAAGGTTTGGGTTTCCCACTGGCCCTTGGAATTTCTCCACAGctcctatagtaataataataacaatgacatttgttaagcacttactatgtgcgaaacactgttctaagcgctggggaggatacaaggtgatcaggttgtcccacgtggggctcacagtcttgaccctattttacagatgaggtaaataccatcaataacgATGactgttgaagaaaaggaaacagacatAGATAGATTCAGCACAGCGCGCCAAGCAGAAGCACAGGACGATAGTAAGAAACAGCAGCTTCCAAATGACGTTATTAAAGGCTCACTGAAATGACCACCAAGACTGTCAGGTGCAAAATGAATGGACCAAACTATATTGAATTCAGCTGGGGTTGGAATCAGCTCTGAAAGAGCCAGCAGTTGGGTTCCCTTCACTCATCTGTTGCTCCTAATTTACTACCACCTTAAACTCAACTATACCTAAAACTGAACACTTTACCTTCATTCATAAACCATTTCTTctacctaacttttccatcactggcaAAATCATCACCTCTTTGACCCCTTTCTCTCATTTACCGTCCACATTCAATCGGTGGTCTAAGATCTGCTGGGTTTTCCTCTATTTCACATATTCACCCCTTAACCTCTACCCTCACAACCACCCATAGTGCACATTGTTCACCTCCTGGACTCCTCTATCTAACCTTTCACCTTCATGGAACTGCAGGCATCGTCTTTTTAAAACAGTGAATGGaggcacatcactcccctcctcaaacatcTCCATTAGTGTCTGGTTCTTCAGAAAGTAAAATAAAGCACACtgtagacttcaaggctctttcTCCACCTGTTAACTCTCTCTTGCCCACCTGTTCCTTTTCTCCTGCTACATACCActttgtgctctttcctccttccaagTTAATCTTTTAACTGGGCCTTGCTCACAACTGTCCTGAATCTGATCAATTGCTCATGCCCAGAATGCCCGACCCATTCTGTTTCATTAAACCACTGCCCTTTATTGTTTCAAAGTTCTCCAGGAAGTCAACTCCTCCAGAGGCATTTCTTGACTGATCTCCTTCCTGGTAGGTCATGCCATCCCAACAGCCACCTTGGAActtgggaatgtatttgtttagttTTTATTTAGTCACTTgttacttttccttttttcttttacctACTGTACATTTTATGTTCAGTAACTTGTGTCCACATgatttcccattagattgtcaacCACTTAAAAGTAGGACTTATCATATTTCACTTTGGAGaaacacctagttcagtgctctccccatATGAGGGTAAACAGGGATGAttaatgtgtttgtgtgtaattTGTACCTGTACTTTTTCCCAGTGGTtactacagtgtgctgcacccagaaacaagtactattaaagtgcttaatactactattactagtaaaaCATTTACTTTTGGCTTTTGTTTTCTTACCCTGAAATCCAAGAGCTCTGGAATTGAGATGTGTACATAGTTAGAGTTgtctgaggcacagttaagtgatctGGCTTGATACTGCTCTTTGTGAGAGAGGAaactctacaaaaaaaaaaaaacccaaaaacctaacAGTTATTAATTCACCTGATTGGGATCCAAAATCAATGCCCACAAATAACCCACCACATTTCAGTACAATATTTTGATTCTCATGAGTAAGAAAGGATATGCCATTCTtttccaatcatatttatagcacactgttctaagcatttgggagagtacactataacaaatttggtagacatgttccctgcccacaaggagtttatagtctagtttcCAGTGTAGGAGGACTATTTGATTTGGATAGGAAAACTGGATGTGGATACTTAGCTGAATGTCCTAGGACAGTTATATCTTCAGGGGTATTTCCAATGATCCCCAAAGTCAGGAGTCCATGCCCAGTGACCTCCCCTTGGGTAAGTGCACAGCAGTGACAGGAGTGGAAGGGGATAGAAACAGACAGGAAgtcaaaggaaatggaaaaacttTGGCCccctcatcaatccatcaatcaatcaatggtacctattgaatacttattctgggcagagtactgtactaagcacttgggagagtagaataacaaCCACCAGATAGACAGACCTCAGGATCAAGGTGAGATCAGGATTCCTGCTGCTCTTTTTGGTTCAAAAAGTGAACACTGATATCCCATTCAAAACAGTGGGCTGAAAATAATGCAGACTCATTCTGAATTTATGGAAGTTGAAGAATGTATTTCTTACCTGAGGGAATGAGATCTGATGCTGGTCTCCGTTGGCATATTCCGAGCAGAGGctggttggaagcagtccatcgGTTGTCGGAGGGAGTTCCCTGCTTCAGGAACCTCAGTGTCTCCaactttttcttcttcattttgtACCATAGGTGCAACTGG
This window encodes:
- the LOC107547935 gene encoding uncharacterized protein C3orf20-like — protein: MDSVNKYITVKIAGRFAVDLFYKWQGESLKLSVATAQDSGAPCFEVDQVVTSVKFIPKSLKEVHKLNRKKLREKEAKKPNQESSDHSEPVKTLERPEVDGSLVNDCSAIRELRKLQKKIRSIVDDWIKHYRLAFGIGSPQISRITDVPQGILRKCKVQPVRALPVAPMVQNEEEKVGDTEVPEAGNSLRQPMDCFQPASARNMPTETSIRSHSLRVSSLTKSSIKPDHLTVPQTTLTMYTSQFQSSWISGLPLSYDNEKFWFTSHLTCPVVLRRTLRGEAGKVCKCSNQQIPYVTDLEYDHIINNQMSSPEQITVICVLATFQTEKDVMEDEVEELYRRKNKTRNMPCMQSRLDSFRLLKYIIYPADEFRGQKGSLLVQRHNAAPGMFLMYIQGRLLFANYIFNGYSTSAKDLQKQIVKSRSDYKMGFCLPDDFRFSSHVDDLTLASS